The Panicum hallii strain FIL2 chromosome 5, PHallii_v3.1, whole genome shotgun sequence genome contains the following window.
CTAGGTGAGGGCGTCGCCTACCTTCAGACACGCACACAGCAACTCATTCTACATAGTCAAATCATGCGTATAGTAGGTGGGATGTATATTAGCAATCTTGTGAAAGAAATAACTTTTCAAATTTAAGAGAGCAATATGAACACAAAATTCTTTCAGCTCTAATATCAGTAACTAAGCACTGAGTATGTTTGTTCTTTCAGAATTAGCAAAAGAAAGTTCTGTTCCGTACAAAGGATATTTACATCCCATCTCAGAATAATTCCTAAAAGTTGCTTGGCACATATTTTCATcttgtatatttttgtattgAAAATCTTTGATTAAGATCATTTATGTTCCTATCCCGTTGGCAGACACCTGAAAATAGATGAATGGTTGGGAATTGACTACCGAATGCAAGATTATGAGATTAGGCAAAGCTTGCTGCTGCAGTGCTGCTATGGCTGATGAAGAAAGTCCTTTATTTTGTTTGTTGTACCTAGTGTATTCTATTTCTTTGACCAATGACTCTTTCATCTATGCTTTGTAAAAACTGAAATCGTGGAAAGTAACTGCATCTCCTATTGTTTGTATCTCATAATGTACTTGGTGATACTAACTGCATCTACTCCTACAATTTGTTACCCAGACAATATAACTGTATCTCCTATTAGTAATACTGTTTGGTAACCAAGCCAAGCCAGGCCAGGCCAGGTTATCATATCATATATAGATAGAAACGGAGACAGAACAAGATCGATTAATTGTTGGAGACTCATTCCCTTCCTTTTTCTCCATTCCATTCTGCTCTCATATCATATATACCTATTCTGTCTGAAGATTGCATTGCGGCGTGACAGAAACACACACCGACAGTCGGGCAGTCGACGACAGGAAGCCAAAGCGTTGAACAGAGCACAGCAGCGGTTTGACCCATGGGACCCACTTCCCCCACCGTAGCATTGCATGAATGGACGAATTTTCTTAAAAGAAATTGAATTTGAATGAAGCCAAAAACGAAAGACACAGGCAGGCAGACACATACTgtattttaccattttatatTACTATTCCTACTACTGCAATACGagtattttatttatttactaCTGTAGTACTACTTTGGAGTATTTTATTTATTACGGTACGGCACCCTAgcatagcagcagcagcatcagcaGCAGGACTAGTCGTCTACGAGTCCTCGGCACCGGCACGGCAGTCTCCATCCATCCCCACCACCAGCCTAGCAGCCGGCCACCACTTGCAGGCCCGCCCAGTTGCTTCCTTCCTCATTCACTCATCACTCGCTCGCTCACTCCCCCATCTGGGCCATCTCCGTCACCTCCTCCCCACCACCATAACCACAGCAGAGCAGAGAAGAGGCCGGAGAAATTCTCTCCACCCTCTGCCGTGCCGCTGATGCCGACGCCTCCTCCCTCCCCACCAGACTTCTCTGCTCACAACCAAAATTAACTCAACCACCATGGccgcctccttcctcctcctcctcctcctcctcctcctcgccaaTGGTGCCGCCCTGCTGCAGGCCTTGAACCAGGACGGCCTCCACCTGCTCGACGCCAAGCGCGCGCTCACCGTCCCCGCGCCCGCGCTCGCCGACTGGAACCCGCGCGACGACACGCCCTGCAACTGGACCGGCGTCGCCTGCCACGACCACGACGGCGCCGTCACCGCCGTCTCCCTCCCCAGCCTCAACCTCGCCGGATCCTTCCCCGCCGCGCTCTGCCGCATCCCGGGCCTGCGCTCCATCGACCTCTCCGACAACTACATCGGACCCGACCTCGACGTCGCCCGCTGCAAGGCCCTCCAGCGCCTCGACCTCTCCGTGAACGCGCTCGTCGGCCCGCTCCCCGACGCCCTCGCCGACCTCCCGGACCTCCTCTACCTCAACCTCCAGAGCAACAACTTCTCCGGCCCCATCCCGGAACCCTTCGCGCGCTTCACCAAGCTCCAGTCGCTCTCCCTCGTCTACAACCTGCTCGGCGGCAAGGTCCCGCCGTTCCTAGGCCGCGTCGCAACGCTCCGGGAGCTCAACCTCTCCTACAATCCCTTCGCGCCGGGCCCCGTGCCACCCCAGCTCGGTGACCTCTCCGCGCTGCGGGTGCTCTGGCTCGCCGGCTGCAACCTCGTCGGAACCATCCCGCCCTCACTCGGCCGCCTCACCAACCTCACCGACCTCGACCTGTCCACCAACGCGCTCACCGGCCCCATACCGCCGGAGATTACAGGCCTCACCAGCGCCGTTCAGATCGAGCTCTACAACAACTCCCTCACCGGACCCATCCCCACGGGCTTCGGCAAACTCCAGGACCTCAGGGGCATCGACTTCGCCATGAACCGCCTCGACGGCGCCATCCCGGAGGACCTCTTCCACGCGCCCAGGCTCGAGACCCTGCACCTCTACGCCAACGCGCTCACGGGGCCCGTGCCGGAGTCCGTCGCCAAGGCGCCGTCGCTCCTCGAGCTGCGCCTCTTCGCCAACAGCCTCAACGGCACGCTGCCCGCCGACCTCGGCAGGAACACGCCGCTCGTCTGCCTCGACATCTCCGACAACGCCATCTCAGGCGAGATCCCGCCGGGGATATGTGACCGCGGCGAGCTGGAGGAGCTGCTCATGCTCGACAACAGGCTGTCCGGCCGCATCCCCGACGCGCTCGGCCGCTGCCGGAGGCTGCGCCGGGTGCGCCTCTCCAACAACAGGCTCGCCGGTGACGTGCCCGACGCGGTCTGGGGCCTCCCGCACATGTCGCTTCTCGAGCTCAACGACAACCACCTCACCGGCCAGATCTCCCCGGCCATCGCCGGCGCGGCCAACCTGTCCAAGCTCGTGCTGTCCAACAACCGCCTAACCGGGGCCATCCCGTCGGAAATTGGATCCGTCTCCAAGCTCTACGAGCTCTCGGCCGGCGGCAACATGCTGTCTGGCCCGCTCCCGTCCTCTCTCGGCGGCCTGGCGGAGCTCGGCCGTCTCGTGCTCCGCAACAACTCGCTCTCCGGCCAGCTGCTTCGGGGCATCGAGTCATGGAAGAAGCTCAGTGAGCTCAACCTCGCGGACAACGGCTTCACTGGCTCCATACCGCCGGAGCTCGGTGACCTGCCCGTGCTCAACTACCTCGACCTCTCCAGCAACGAGCTCAGCGGCGAGGTCCCGGTGCAGTTGGAGAACCTGAAGCTCAACCAATTCAATGTGTCCAACAACCAGCTCCACGGCCCGCTGCCGCCGCAGTATGCCACGGAGGCGTACCGCGGCAGCTTCCTGGGCAAC
Protein-coding sequences here:
- the LOC112893856 gene encoding receptor-like protein kinase HSL1; its protein translation is MAASFLLLLLLLLLANGAALLQALNQDGLHLLDAKRALTVPAPALADWNPRDDTPCNWTGVACHDHDGAVTAVSLPSLNLAGSFPAALCRIPGLRSIDLSDNYIGPDLDVARCKALQRLDLSVNALVGPLPDALADLPDLLYLNLQSNNFSGPIPEPFARFTKLQSLSLVYNLLGGKVPPFLGRVATLRELNLSYNPFAPGPVPPQLGDLSALRVLWLAGCNLVGTIPPSLGRLTNLTDLDLSTNALTGPIPPEITGLTSAVQIELYNNSLTGPIPTGFGKLQDLRGIDFAMNRLDGAIPEDLFHAPRLETLHLYANALTGPVPESVAKAPSLLELRLFANSLNGTLPADLGRNTPLVCLDISDNAISGEIPPGICDRGELEELLMLDNRLSGRIPDALGRCRRLRRVRLSNNRLAGDVPDAVWGLPHMSLLELNDNHLTGQISPAIAGAANLSKLVLSNNRLTGAIPSEIGSVSKLYELSAGGNMLSGPLPSSLGGLAELGRLVLRNNSLSGQLLRGIESWKKLSELNLADNGFTGSIPPELGDLPVLNYLDLSSNELSGEVPVQLENLKLNQFNVSNNQLHGPLPPQYATEAYRGSFLGNPALCGEIAGLCGGDSQSRKNFHSGFAWMMRSIFLFAAAILVAGVAWFYRRYRTFSRSKLRADRSKWTLTSFHKLSFSEYEILECLDEDNVIGSGASGKVYKAVLSNGEVVAVKKLWSAAAVKNGGGEGSAADDSFEAEVRTLGKIRHKNIVKLWCCCAHKECKLLVYEYMPNGSLGDVLHSSKAGLLDWGTRYKIALDAAEGLSYLHHDCVPAIVHRDVKSNNILLDAELSARVADFGVAKVVEAKSMSVIAGSCGYIAPEYAYTLRVNEKSDTYSFGVVLLELVTGKPPVDPEFGEKDLVKWVCSTLQQKGVEHVVDSRLDMSCFKEEMVRVLNIGLQCASSLPINRPAMRSVVKMLQEVRGEGRPRVDKDGKLSPYYYEDASDQGSS